The nucleotide window TAGCCAGAGACTTGCTGCACTAATGCCCTTAGCTCCTACAACTAATTACACAATTACCACAACTAATTGTATACAGTTACAACTAACTAGTGACTTGTTTGGCTAGCTTAGCATCTGCGTTAATAAAGATTCGTCATGCCAACATCGCTGAGCTTGTTGGCTATTGTTCAGAACATGGGCACAACATGTTGATTTATGAGTACTTCAGCAATGGCTCGCTTCACGAATTCTTACACATGTCGGATGACTACAGTAATCCTCTAACTTGGAACACAAGAGTCAGAATCGCCTTAGGCACTGGCTGTTGAGTAAGTGaatatatatacttatatatctagtaattaattattttggtttaCTAGGATTTCTTGTAATAATTGTAATAAACTCTTTGCAAATTGTTTCCAGGTACCTGCATGATGGTTGCTTTCCATCCACCGTTCACAAGAACATCAAATCATCCAATATTTTTCTTGACATCGAACTCAATCCCCGTCTTTGCAATTATGGCTTGGCAACATTTCACCAGGTTAATTCCCGTCACTCTTAAAACTAAATGCAACCTTTCATATATAAAGAGATCCGGGCTTTGCTGTCTATAGAGAATACGattattttcatgtattgatggtgaattttccttctttttttcagCGTACTAGCCAAAACCTCGGGATGGGATACAACGCTCCAGAATGCACAAAGTCAACAGCGTTTACAGGAAAGACTGATGTTTACAGGTTTGGAGTAGTCATGTTGGAACTATTGACAGGTAGATTGCCTGTTGACAGGTATGTTAGATTTGCGTCTTACTCTCCTTTCCATTCATGCTATTATTGTCGATGTCATGCAATTCTAAACCGGTTTGGTTCCTCTCTTTAGTTCAAAACCACCGACGGAGCAGTGCCTTGTACGATGGGCAACTCCCCAGCTTCATGATCTCGATGCATTGTCACAAATGGTGGACCCTGCACTGCGTGGACTCAACCCTCCCAAGTCAATCTCACGGTGTGCTGATATCGTTTGCCCTCTGTGTTCAATTAATTACTACGTAATAGTTACCACACACCCAGAAACACATTCGCATAGAGAAAGGGATCTATATAGTGACTTAGTTGCCTTAAACCCACTGGTTAGTACTGCAATTTGGATATAGTACTGCAATTTATACCACATTTACGGATAACTACCACCCTAAACATTTCTCTAATAGTGGTGGGTCACATCAAAAAGGTAG belongs to Malus sylvestris chromosome 17, drMalSylv7.2, whole genome shotgun sequence and includes:
- the LOC126611827 gene encoding protein STRUBBELIG-RECEPTOR FAMILY 5-like — its product is MARFTNSYTCRMTTALAVEYLHDGCFPSTVHKNIKSSNIFLDIELNPRLCNYGLATFHQRTSQNLGMGYNAPECTKSTAFTGKTDVYRFGVVMLELLTGRLPVDSSKPPTEQCLVRWATPQLHDLDALSQMVDPALRGLNPPKSISRCADIVCPLCSINYYVIVTTHPETHSHRERDLYSDLVALNPLREPEFWPPLSEEVLQLVRLVQSSTANMSEDFGLGASRHSSAMSSRREDLALSMFLFISY